One window from the genome of Bdellovibrionales bacterium encodes:
- a CDS encoding type II secretion system F family protein — protein sequence MPSFLLNPWFVIPAVAVCIALIVYAFADKAINFLYKRSLGQREEVMKILKLMSVEVDERQVTWAILLISFGMGSLFFILFWPSVFLGALFGATVTIAGWSIPLLVVRYLYERRCTVFVDQMVDGLTIMANGIKSGSNAMQSMERVIEIMGNPISQEFRQVITQHQFGQSFEEALLDLGERIPRPDVQMFVTAINILKETGGNLAETFETIVTTVRERQKVEKKIQALTAQGLMQGIIVTSIPFILAAVFLVIDPNYIKPMFSTTLGLVLIFAMLGLQIIGGIMIKKIVTIKV from the coding sequence ATGCCATCATTTTTATTAAATCCTTGGTTCGTAATTCCTGCAGTGGCCGTCTGCATCGCGCTAATTGTTTATGCCTTCGCAGATAAAGCGATCAACTTCCTCTATAAACGCAGTCTCGGTCAGCGTGAAGAGGTGATGAAGATCCTCAAACTCATGTCAGTTGAGGTCGACGAGCGCCAAGTAACTTGGGCGATTTTGCTCATTAGTTTTGGTATGGGTTCTTTGTTCTTCATTCTGTTCTGGCCAAGCGTATTCTTGGGCGCACTCTTTGGTGCGACAGTCACCATCGCTGGCTGGTCTATTCCATTGCTTGTTGTGAGATACTTGTACGAGCGACGTTGCACCGTGTTCGTGGATCAAATGGTTGATGGTCTTACAATCATGGCCAATGGTATTAAGAGCGGATCGAATGCAATGCAAAGTATGGAACGCGTGATTGAAATCATGGGAAATCCCATCAGCCAAGAATTCCGCCAAGTGATCACTCAACATCAATTCGGTCAAAGTTTCGAAGAAGCTCTCCTAGACTTAGGTGAGAGAATTCCTCGACCTGACGTGCAGATGTTTGTAACCGCGATCAATATTTTGAAAGAAACCGGCGGTAATCTCGCGGAAACTTTTGAAACAATCGTGACCACAGTGCGCGAGAGACAAAAAGTAGAGAAAAAAATTCAAGCACTCACCGCCCAAGGTCTTATGCAAGGGATTATCGTCACATCCATTCCATTCATATTGGCAGCGGTTTTCCTGGTGATTGATCCGAATTACATCAAACCGATGTTCAGCACGACCCTTGGTCTAGTCCTTATCTTTGCCATGCTAGGCCTGCAAATTATCGGTGGCATCATGATCAAAAAGATTGTTACAATTAAAGTGTAA
- a CDS encoding pilus assembly protein, whose protein sequence is MKLKYLLGLVLVLSFQFAFAVDTDDDGQSDDTKFRSRTFVNLTLGIEQDEKLPPIPENVEFKGDFRRIVTAAHSKELNVIRFTPKAEGFATMTIHDKKTGKVVAEYRIDVKKSKLDKVVKEIRALLGDIEGITIKVVNNKVVVDGQILLPRDLSRIYNVIQQFGDQASSLVTLSPLAQKKIAEFISRDINNPEIEVRAVNDKFILQGYANSDEERSRAEIIAKTYVPDIVVEAAEEKGVIKKRKPANDGVINLIAVKEQAPPPPSKMIQLVVHYVELNKDYSKAFKFQFTPQLDDGSQLQFQTGSSSAGGVVSSLTGVVSNLLPKLTWAKEHGHARILESTSLIIQDGKKGEIKQLTNMPYSIIGKDGQPGTAFAEVGIKSSITPVILGEKSGSVHMDMDFALSNLLGSGQNGAPITSSNSIQSTVVIRDRQSAAIGGLIRNASSTGYNRMPSEVKNPIVSLYASKNFQRNQSQFVVFVTPVIKTSASAGAEQIKKKFRLRD, encoded by the coding sequence ATGAAGCTGAAGTACTTGTTAGGACTTGTCCTCGTTCTGTCGTTTCAATTTGCTTTCGCTGTCGATACAGACGACGACGGGCAATCTGATGATACGAAATTCCGTTCACGCACATTCGTCAATTTGACTTTAGGTATCGAGCAAGATGAGAAGCTTCCGCCGATTCCTGAAAACGTCGAATTCAAAGGTGACTTCCGCCGTATCGTAACAGCCGCTCACTCTAAAGAACTTAACGTCATTCGCTTCACACCAAAAGCTGAAGGCTTTGCAACGATGACGATTCACGATAAGAAGACCGGCAAAGTCGTCGCTGAATATCGCATCGATGTTAAGAAATCAAAACTCGATAAAGTCGTCAAAGAAATCCGTGCCCTTCTTGGTGATATCGAAGGTATCACCATCAAGGTTGTAAATAACAAAGTGGTTGTCGATGGTCAGATTCTTCTGCCGCGCGACCTCAGCCGTATTTACAACGTGATCCAACAGTTCGGTGACCAAGCTTCGTCTTTAGTCACCCTGAGCCCACTGGCGCAAAAGAAAATCGCTGAGTTCATTTCCCGCGATATCAACAATCCAGAAATCGAAGTTCGCGCAGTGAATGACAAGTTCATCTTGCAAGGTTACGCAAACTCAGATGAAGAGCGCAGCCGTGCCGAGATCATTGCAAAAACTTATGTGCCAGATATCGTTGTTGAAGCCGCCGAAGAAAAAGGCGTTATCAAAAAACGTAAGCCGGCAAACGATGGCGTAATCAACTTGATCGCCGTGAAAGAGCAGGCTCCGCCTCCTCCTTCAAAAATGATCCAGTTGGTTGTTCACTACGTGGAACTCAACAAAGACTATTCGAAAGCTTTCAAATTCCAGTTCACTCCGCAGTTAGACGACGGATCACAGTTGCAATTCCAAACTGGCTCTTCCTCTGCCGGCGGTGTTGTGAGCTCTTTGACGGGCGTGGTATCAAATCTTTTACCTAAGTTAACTTGGGCAAAAGAACATGGTCATGCTCGTATCTTGGAAAGCACAAGCTTGATTATCCAAGACGGTAAAAAAGGTGAAATTAAGCAGCTCACAAATATGCCTTACTCGATCATCGGTAAAGATGGTCAGCCAGGAACTGCATTTGCCGAAGTCGGTATCAAGTCTTCGATCACTCCTGTGATCTTGGGCGAAAAATCCGGCAGCGTGCACATGGATATGGACTTCGCTTTGAGCAACTTGTTGGGCTCCGGCCAAAACGGCGCGCCGATTACAAGTTCAAACTCGATTCAGTCGACGGTGGTTATTCGTGACCGTCAGAGTGCTGCGATCGGTGGTTTGATCCGTAATGCTTCTTCAACCGGTTACAACCGTATGCCGAGTGAAGTAAAGAACCCGATTGTTAGCTTGTACGCTTCTAAGAACTTCCAGCGCAATCAAAGCCAGTTCGTCGTTTTCGTAACTCCGGTTATCAAGACGTCTGCGAGTGCTGGTGCCGAGCAAATCAAAAAGAAGTTCCGTCTTAGAGACTAG
- the cpaB gene encoding Flp pilus assembly protein CpaB, with protein MGSNETRNLWLSIAAGVFAAFLLYSWSQEKRAEYNKKYGSLKTIVVAKEDIVEMGTVYDTMLTTIERPSEFVDPDAVSNPDEVVGNVAAIPIKKGQVVLKNSLLTPGPDTGISLQVAPSKRAIAIPVDEVRGVSKLVRPGDRIDILAAVDTGKGVNQRREVQTLMQDVVVLATGVNVMNNIPRVFELDSSGKNLSQIALTSDTKYSTITVEANQKEAQDLVYILSTAPGNIYLTLRNPNDRTIPPRLPSSSAESVLGKPVVNMDAPATPVAPPVVMPPAPAPRVAPPTQRRNGFKTL; from the coding sequence ATGGGATCGAATGAAACAAGAAATCTATGGCTCTCAATAGCTGCCGGTGTTTTCGCCGCGTTCCTTCTGTATAGTTGGTCGCAAGAGAAGCGTGCCGAATATAATAAGAAATACGGATCCCTGAAAACCATCGTCGTCGCCAAGGAAGATATTGTCGAGATGGGGACGGTTTACGATACAATGCTCACAACGATTGAAAGACCTAGTGAGTTCGTTGATCCAGATGCTGTCTCAAATCCAGACGAAGTCGTCGGTAACGTCGCTGCGATCCCTATTAAAAAGGGTCAGGTCGTCCTCAAGAACAGCTTGCTGACTCCCGGCCCAGATACTGGGATCTCTCTGCAAGTCGCTCCTAGCAAGCGTGCTATTGCGATTCCAGTTGATGAAGTCCGTGGTGTCTCAAAATTGGTCCGACCAGGTGATCGCATCGACATTCTTGCCGCTGTCGACACTGGCAAGGGCGTAAATCAGAGAAGAGAAGTTCAGACGCTCATGCAGGATGTAGTAGTTTTAGCCACTGGTGTAAACGTAATGAACAACATCCCTCGTGTATTCGAGTTGGATTCGAGTGGTAAGAATTTGAGCCAAATTGCTCTCACAAGTGACACAAAATATAGTACAATTACAGTAGAGGCGAATCAAAAAGAGGCTCAAGATCTGGTTTATATTTTATCAACCGCTCCAGGAAATATTTATCTGACCTTGAGAAATCCAAACGATCGTACGATTCCTCCACGCTTGCCAAGCTCTAGTGCAGAAAGCGTTTTAGGAAAACCGGTCGTGAATATGGATGCACCCGCGACTCCGGTTGCTCCACCTGTAGTGATGCCGCCTGCACCTGCGCCTCGTGTGGCGCCGCCGACGCAAAGACGCAATGGGTTTAAGACTCTATAG
- a CDS encoding outer membrane protein assembly factor BamD, with the protein MQTRRFIPFLLNSLIASFMVFSGMLACSTMDKNSDTPEGAYGIAEEFDKDERYEEAIRRYTDVKNKFPYSNFATKAELAIADVYFKQESYPEAQVSYQAFRELHPKHPQIDYVMYRIGMSYYNQLPTSLDRDLTVAHEVLASFDDLMKRFPNSQYINEAADKKLETLKMLAGKEEYIAAFYFKREMYDSALPRYEGLASKYPKLGFDEKALYGAAVSANKIGDSFKAKKYLNELMTKFPNSSEAKSAEREVKL; encoded by the coding sequence ATGCAAACACGCAGATTTATTCCATTTTTGTTAAACAGCCTGATCGCAAGTTTCATGGTTTTTTCCGGCATGCTCGCTTGCTCTACCATGGATAAAAATAGTGACACTCCAGAAGGTGCTTACGGCATCGCTGAAGAGTTCGATAAAGACGAACGCTATGAAGAAGCTATTCGTCGCTACACCGATGTGAAAAACAAATTCCCTTACAGCAACTTTGCGACAAAAGCGGAATTGGCCATCGCTGATGTTTACTTCAAACAAGAATCTTATCCAGAAGCCCAGGTGAGCTATCAAGCTTTCCGCGAACTTCATCCAAAACATCCGCAGATCGATTACGTTATGTATCGCATCGGCATGAGTTACTATAATCAGCTCCCGACAAGTTTGGATCGTGATCTCACTGTCGCTCACGAAGTTCTCGCAAGCTTTGATGACTTGATGAAACGCTTTCCGAACTCTCAGTACATCAACGAAGCGGCCGACAAAAAGTTAGAAACCTTGAAAATGCTTGCCGGTAAAGAAGAGTACATCGCAGCTTTCTATTTCAAACGCGAAATGTACGACAGTGCTTTGCCTCGCTATGAGGGTCTTGCTTCGAAATACCCGAAACTCGGTTTTGACGAAAAAGCTCTTTACGGAGCGGCTGTCAGCGCCAACAAAATCGGCGACTCATTCAAAGCGAAAAAATACTTGAACGAATTGATGACCAAGTTCCCAAATTCGTCTGAGGCGAAAAGTGCTGAAAGGGAAGTTAAGCTATGA
- a CDS encoding response regulator, which produces MSFRYIVIDDAAFVGELVKNILKGAGAICVGQALNGEEGFRLFEKTLPDLVILDMVMPKENGIELARKIREVSRETILIACSTLDDRNIIDNAMDVGCNEYVVKPFSKEGLLQVVGKYFKNTPEKTK; this is translated from the coding sequence ATGTCCTTTCGCTATATCGTGATTGATGATGCCGCGTTCGTTGGTGAGCTTGTTAAGAATATTCTTAAAGGCGCAGGTGCTATTTGTGTCGGGCAAGCGTTGAATGGTGAAGAAGGCTTTCGCCTTTTTGAAAAGACACTGCCTGATTTAGTTATTCTAGATATGGTGATGCCGAAAGAAAACGGCATTGAGCTTGCTCGTAAAATTCGCGAGGTCTCGCGCGAAACGATTTTGATCGCCTGCTCTACACTCGATGATCGCAACATTATCGACAACGCGATGGATGTAGGCTGCAATGAATATGTTGTGAAGCCTTTTAGCAAAGAAGGTCTTCTTCAAGTTGTCGGAAAATATTTTAAGAATACGCCGGAGAAAACAAAATGA
- a CDS encoding tetratricopeptide repeat protein encodes MKSLNDDMLAEAREYFIDGNYKMAEPILQQMLLQNTRNPEVYQMLATIYYDKGQFSKAIKTFKRALEIDPTYTDASVGLSIILNDLGKYDEGKQVFTDAQDQLEKKSGKNDPFIDEKLSSKHEELADLYFQYKRYNEALDQLLKAQKLSTRKAEITMRISEVYVQLGQTERAIKDLRALIREYPHFIPARLKLGVIYYNSNNIAEATEQWENILMRDPQHPEALRYLKMAQAAGITSIEL; translated from the coding sequence ATGAAATCTTTGAATGATGACATGCTGGCTGAGGCCCGCGAGTACTTTATCGACGGCAACTACAAAATGGCGGAACCTATTTTGCAGCAAATGCTTTTGCAAAATACCCGCAACCCAGAAGTTTACCAAATGCTGGCAACGATCTATTACGATAAAGGTCAGTTCAGTAAAGCCATCAAGACTTTCAAACGCGCGCTTGAAATCGATCCGACTTACACCGACGCCAGCGTTGGTCTTTCAATTATTTTGAACGATTTGGGTAAGTATGACGAAGGTAAGCAAGTTTTCACCGATGCCCAGGACCAACTTGAAAAGAAAAGTGGCAAGAACGACCCCTTCATCGATGAAAAGCTTTCTTCGAAGCACGAAGAGCTCGCGGATTTGTACTTCCAGTACAAACGCTATAACGAAGCTCTCGACCAACTGTTGAAGGCCCAGAAGCTTTCAACCCGTAAAGCTGAAATCACAATGCGTATTTCTGAGGTCTATGTCCAATTGGGACAAACCGAACGCGCCATCAAGGACCTCCGCGCACTGATTCGCGAGTACCCACACTTTATTCCAGCTCGCCTAAAGCTCGGAGTTATCTATTACAACTCAAACAATATTGCTGAGGCCACCGAGCAGTGGGAGAATATTTTGATGCGGGATCCACAACATCCTGAAGCATTGAGATATTTGAAAATGGCACAAGCAGCTGGCATTACTTCCATCGAACTGTAG
- the tadA gene encoding Flp pilus assembly complex ATPase component TadA, with translation MALNPNCNLIAVVGGKGGVGKSIFAANFSIALMSELRTQVLLIDGDSKSVGDQNVIMGIKPNKTLKELASMTSSVNAQNMNTLLTMHPSGLAYLGAVRGPEETLNISPDLALKQLEFFSRQFKFIVVDIGNDLGPLQMAILQEATAIMIVTTPEVLVVTQTLRLINELLSNTFPKDMFQLIINKASPTGLSPQAIAGQLQLAPLGIIPQDEITAMASLQKYQPFVIGQPKAPITSAYYEVVRKLSGGVIQKLKTLARPKPAAPAASESASSNTSSQGGGANSGYDPRTQLKLRIHSELIRTVDLKKLLLDTKGDENKEKEVREKTRREITLITDREAPDQPRDERSRIIKEVLEEALGLGPLEDLLADPNVTEIMVNGHKKIFLEKAGKVQLSPVTFTSNDHLRRIIERIVTPLGRQINESSPYVDARLKDGSRVNAVIEPLAIDGPALTIRKFKKGGISPEKYAEYGSITKPMIDFLRICVENGLNVVISGGTGSGKTSLLNMLSSFIPSNERVITVEDAAELQLQQEHVVRLETRPASMEGTNAITIRDLIKNALRMRPDRIIVGECRDGAALDMLQAMNTGHDGSMTTTHANSPRECIARLETLCLMSGMDLPIRAIREQVAGAVNLIVQISRLSDGSRKVLSITEVSGLQGDVVTLAEIFRFKETGYDKNRRIQGTFQSTGVVPSFIQKLSDKGVVIPREIFSNEPRPAGTPEQKPPQGPKPMGPLNPIKKTS, from the coding sequence TTGGCATTAAACCCGAATTGTAATCTCATTGCTGTTGTCGGTGGTAAAGGTGGCGTCGGAAAAAGTATTTTCGCTGCCAACTTCTCTATTGCTTTGATGTCTGAGCTCCGCACTCAGGTCCTTTTGATCGATGGCGACAGCAAAAGCGTCGGCGATCAAAACGTCATCATGGGTATTAAACCCAATAAAACTCTGAAAGAGCTCGCTTCGATGACAAGTTCTGTGAATGCTCAGAACATGAATACCTTGCTGACGATGCATCCAAGTGGCTTAGCCTATCTCGGAGCTGTTCGCGGGCCTGAAGAGACTCTGAACATCAGTCCGGATCTCGCGCTAAAGCAGCTTGAATTCTTTAGTCGTCAGTTTAAGTTTATCGTTGTTGATATCGGTAATGACCTGGGGCCTTTGCAAATGGCGATCCTTCAGGAAGCGACCGCGATTATGATCGTGACGACTCCTGAGGTTCTCGTTGTGACTCAGACATTACGTCTAATCAACGAACTTCTTTCGAATACTTTCCCGAAAGATATGTTCCAGCTGATTATCAATAAAGCGTCACCAACGGGTCTTTCTCCACAAGCCATCGCAGGCCAGCTGCAGTTGGCTCCTCTGGGTATTATTCCTCAGGATGAAATCACAGCGATGGCTTCATTGCAAAAGTATCAGCCCTTTGTGATCGGTCAGCCGAAAGCTCCCATCACAAGTGCTTACTACGAAGTCGTTCGTAAACTCAGCGGCGGTGTGATTCAAAAGCTTAAAACTCTTGCACGCCCAAAACCTGCCGCTCCGGCTGCATCAGAATCAGCTTCGTCAAATACCTCTTCACAAGGTGGCGGCGCAAATTCAGGTTATGATCCGCGAACACAGCTGAAACTCCGTATCCATTCGGAATTGATCCGCACTGTGGATTTGAAAAAACTCCTTCTCGATACGAAGGGGGATGAAAATAAAGAAAAGGAAGTTCGCGAAAAAACTCGTCGCGAAATTACTTTGATCACGGACCGCGAAGCTCCAGATCAACCGCGTGATGAACGTTCGCGTATCATCAAAGAGGTTTTAGAAGAAGCTCTCGGCTTGGGCCCTCTCGAAGACTTGCTTGCTGATCCAAACGTCACAGAGATCATGGTGAATGGTCATAAGAAAATTTTCCTCGAGAAAGCCGGTAAGGTTCAATTGAGCCCCGTGACTTTCACTTCGAATGATCACCTTCGCCGCATTATTGAGCGTATTGTGACTCCGCTGGGTCGTCAGATCAACGAGTCGAGTCCCTACGTGGATGCCCGATTGAAAGACGGAAGCCGCGTAAACGCCGTGATTGAGCCTTTGGCAATTGACGGTCCGGCGCTGACTATTCGTAAATTTAAAAAGGGCGGTATTTCTCCGGAGAAATACGCTGAGTATGGCAGTATCACCAAACCGATGATCGACTTCCTCCGTATCTGCGTGGAAAACGGTCTCAACGTTGTTATTAGTGGCGGTACCGGTTCCGGTAAAACATCTTTGCTAAATATGTTGTCATCGTTCATCCCTTCGAATGAACGTGTGATTACTGTCGAGGATGCGGCCGAGCTGCAGCTTCAGCAGGAACACGTTGTGCGTCTTGAAACACGCCCAGCTTCGATGGAAGGCACGAACGCCATTACGATTCGTGATCTTATTAAAAATGCCCTGCGTATGCGTCCTGACCGTATCATCGTCGGTGAGTGCCGTGACGGCGCCGCTTTAGATATGTTGCAAGCGATGAACACAGGTCACGATGGTTCAATGACAACGACTCACGCGAATAGCCCCCGTGAATGTATCGCTCGTTTGGAAACTCTGTGCTTGATGTCAGGTATGGATTTACCAATCCGCGCGATTCGCGAACAAGTCGCTGGAGCCGTCAACTTGATCGTACAGATTTCTCGTCTGTCAGACGGTAGCCGTAAAGTTCTCAGCATCACCGAGGTCTCTGGACTTCAGGGCGACGTTGTGACTTTGGCAGAAATTTTTCGCTTTAAAGAAACTGGTTATGATAAAAACCGCCGCATCCAAGGAACTTTCCAGTCGACAGGTGTGGTGCCTAGCTTTATTCAAAAGCTCAGCGACAAGGGTGTTGTGATTCCACGCGAGATCTTCTCTAACGAGCCTCGCCCCGCTGGAACGCCTGAGCAAAAACCACCTCAAGGACCTAAACCCATGGGCCCATTGAACCCGATTAAGAAGACTAGCTAG
- the hpt gene encoding hypoxanthine phosphoribosyltransferase, producing the protein MGQIKNEMVPFITREEIAELVDGLAQQIEYDYEGKEIVFICPLRGSVHLTADLMRKVDLPQQVDFVYVKAVEKGGAIKIVKDISVNIAGKHVIIVEEIIDTGRTLSFLRNRLFASAPASLKIVTLLDKPARRELPIKADYIGKTIDDRYVVGYGMDSEELGRNYPDIYHLKN; encoded by the coding sequence ATGGGACAAATTAAAAACGAAATGGTTCCTTTTATCACCCGTGAAGAGATCGCTGAGCTTGTTGATGGCTTGGCCCAACAGATCGAGTATGATTACGAAGGAAAAGAGATTGTTTTCATTTGCCCACTCCGCGGATCTGTTCATTTGACCGCCGATTTGATGAGAAAAGTGGATTTGCCTCAGCAAGTGGACTTCGTCTACGTCAAAGCCGTTGAAAAAGGCGGCGCCATCAAGATCGTTAAAGATATTTCCGTAAATATCGCCGGTAAGCACGTGATCATCGTCGAAGAAATCATCGATACAGGCCGTACTCTGAGCTTCCTCAGAAACCGTTTGTTCGCTTCTGCACCGGCATCACTCAAAATCGTAACCCTTTTAGATAAGCCAGCTCGCCGCGAGCTTCCTATCAAAGCCGATTACATTGGTAAGACTATCGATGATCGTTATGTTGTGGGATATGGCATGGATTCCGAAGAACTGGGACGTAACTATCCGGATATCTACCACCTTAAGAACTAA
- a CDS encoding cell wall-associated protein wapA — MKRALSVLLLFAAVQAHALVDMKNANYSNTWIDMDVPGSGYDLKISRTYNSRSLFNGIFGFGWCSDFETSMDITAEGNLKIKECGGGLEVTFSPREVTKKDVENTISNIIAKMKADKKVGQTESFYKNLQAQLMEDDNARSEYAHQYGINIAIKEGTKFFANGREVENIVFNKTFYTRTLVDGSSQRFSPQGKLTHMYDKNGNFLKFEYEKDLIQNITDNNSRRLTFKYFPNKKVKSISGPNGLMSEYRFANLDDLALVKNAWLKTYTYEYDDLHNLTKANYPDKTSIVLKYDRKNDWVTSFTDREKCVESYTYDVDNKDPKNHYWSIVKKVCGKETVADNKYEFWHKQRADGQYYLQRVLSTTNGNTTDISYHEVFGKPLSIRRNAEKVSYEYYPDGQVKVKASPNVRMSFEYDATIKKVSQVTSTFYNDKGVKTTSKSSQFKYDNKGNLVYAQNSDGQKINMTYDNKGRIATITDQAKKVVKIEYEDRFGKPSVVTRPGLGTIKVTYKPSGEINKVESKEGPSVAMQVASTFNNLLDVVAPATSEVF; from the coding sequence ATGAAAAGAGCACTTTCAGTGTTGCTGCTATTTGCAGCCGTTCAAGCGCATGCTCTCGTAGACATGAAAAATGCCAACTACTCTAATACTTGGATCGATATGGATGTTCCTGGTAGCGGTTATGATCTTAAGATCTCGCGCACCTACAACAGCCGATCGCTCTTTAATGGTATCTTTGGTTTCGGTTGGTGTTCTGACTTCGAGACTTCCATGGATATTACTGCCGAAGGAAATCTCAAAATCAAAGAGTGCGGAGGCGGTCTTGAAGTGACGTTCTCTCCTCGTGAAGTCACCAAAAAAGACGTTGAGAACACGATCTCTAATATTATCGCAAAGATGAAAGCTGATAAAAAGGTCGGCCAAACTGAGTCCTTCTATAAGAATTTACAAGCTCAGTTAATGGAAGACGACAACGCGCGCTCTGAATACGCTCATCAGTACGGTATTAATATCGCCATCAAAGAGGGTACGAAGTTCTTCGCCAACGGCCGAGAAGTCGAAAACATCGTTTTCAACAAGACTTTTTACACTCGTACGTTAGTGGATGGCAGCTCTCAGCGCTTTAGCCCGCAAGGTAAGCTAACTCATATGTACGACAAGAACGGTAATTTCTTGAAGTTCGAGTACGAGAAAGATCTCATTCAAAACATCACAGATAACAATAGCCGCCGTTTGACGTTCAAATATTTCCCGAATAAGAAGGTCAAATCAATCTCTGGTCCGAACGGTTTGATGTCAGAGTATCGTTTTGCGAATCTTGATGACTTGGCACTCGTAAAGAATGCTTGGTTAAAGACATATACTTACGAATACGATGACCTTCATAACTTAACCAAAGCGAACTATCCAGATAAGACGTCGATCGTATTGAAATACGATAGAAAGAATGACTGGGTTACAAGCTTCACAGACCGTGAAAAGTGCGTTGAGTCTTATACTTACGATGTAGACAACAAAGACCCTAAGAATCACTACTGGTCGATCGTTAAAAAAGTCTGTGGCAAAGAAACAGTTGCAGATAATAAGTACGAATTCTGGCACAAGCAGCGCGCTGATGGTCAGTACTACTTACAGCGCGTTCTCTCGACAACGAACGGTAACACGACAGATATCAGCTACCATGAAGTCTTCGGTAAGCCGCTTTCAATCCGCCGCAATGCTGAGAAAGTTTCTTACGAGTACTATCCAGATGGCCAAGTGAAAGTAAAAGCGAGCCCGAATGTTCGTATGAGCTTCGAGTACGATGCAACCATCAAGAAGGTCAGCCAAGTCACAAGCACTTTCTATAATGATAAAGGTGTAAAAACCACATCCAAGAGCTCCCAGTTCAAATACGACAACAAGGGGAACTTGGTTTACGCTCAGAACAGCGACGGTCAAAAGATCAATATGACCTACGACAACAAAGGCCGTATCGCAACAATCACGGACCAAGCAAAGAAAGTTGTTAAAATTGAATACGAAGACCGCTTTGGTAAGCCGTCTGTCGTTACTCGCCCGGGCCTTGGCACTATTAAAGTGACATACAAACCAAGTGGTGAGATCAACAAGGTCGAAAGCAAAGAAGGCCCTAGCGTTGCCATGCAGGTTGCTAGCACCTTTAACAATCTCTTAGACGTCGTTGCACCGGCAACTTCAGAAGTATTCTAA